The Engraulis encrasicolus isolate BLACKSEA-1 chromosome 4, IST_EnEncr_1.0, whole genome shotgun sequence genome includes a window with the following:
- the si:dkeyp-59c12.1 gene encoding ras-related and estrogen-regulated growth inhibitor-like protein, giving the protein MTGLSGLKMDANIVVLGTDNVGKSALTVRFLTRRFIGEYGDIETIYSHSVSVDGRELSLNIWDSPYSPQDITSGGSAAMCEKRLQWADGFVLVYSICDRASFNMVARLVQSIKAAKGDFLGQEKMPIAIVGNKRDLHHRRTVMAEEGRLLALASDCQFYEVSAAENYHGVLMVFHGLVGHVRESRRRSAAVKKAGIKGIVKSMSAVFARRRTDSL; this is encoded by the exons ATGACCGGACTCAGCGGTCTAAAGATGGATGCAAATATTGTGGTTTTGGGCACGGATAACGTTGGGAAATCAG CACTGACTGTGCGCTTCCTGACGCGAAGGTTTATCGGAGAATATGGGGACATTG aAACTATATACAGCCACAGTGTCAGCGTGGATGGAAGAGAATTGTCACTAAATATTTGGGATTCACCTTATTCCCCG CAGGACATAACCTCCGGAGGCTCCGCTGCCATGTGCGAGAAGCGTCTCCAGTGGGCCGACGGCTTCGTGCTGGTCTACAGCATCTGCGACCGGGCCAGCTTCAACATGGTGGCGCGGCTGGTGCAGAGCATCAAGGCGGCCAAAGGGGACTTCCTGGGCCAGGAGAAGATGCCCATCGCCATCGTGGGCAACAAGCGCGACCTGCACCACCGGCGCACGGTCATGGCCGAGGAGGGCCGGCTGCTGGCGCTGGCGTCCGACTGCCAGTTCTACGAGGTGTCGGCGGCAGAGAACTACCACGGCGTGCTCATGGTGTTCCACGGGCTGGTGGGGCACGTGCGGGAGTCGCGGCGCCGCTCTGCGGCGGTCAAGAAAGCGGGCATCAAGGGCATCGTGAAGAGCATGTCGGCCGTCTTCGCCCGCCGGCGCACCGACTCGCTGTGA